The following are encoded in a window of Poecile atricapillus isolate bPoeAtr1 chromosome 3, bPoeAtr1.hap1, whole genome shotgun sequence genomic DNA:
- the TMEM181 gene encoding transmembrane protein 181: MEPLAPMRLYTLSKRHFVLVFVVFFICFGLTVFIGIAGPNVIETSVARTDLNNSLKLKPFNLSSPPLSTYNQQLWLTCVIELDQHDVSLKKNVTMTVKVLGVVKDGSTPYVNNQVHNRTRLLSCAQKCSEIIVAHLGYLNYTQYNIFVSFEDLNKLTYTIQNITFTWKTYNPTFSQVEIWFRFVFVVLTFMVTCLFAHSLRKFSMRDWGIEQKWMSILLPLLLLYNDPFFPLSFLVNSWFPGMLDDLFQSLFLCALLLFWLCVYHGIRVQGERKCLTFYMPKFFIVGLLWLASVTLGIWQTVNEVHDPTYQYRVDTGNFQGMKIFFLVVATTYILYLLFLIVRACSELRNMPYVDLRLKFLTALTFVVLVISIVILYLRFGAQVLQDNFVAELSTHYQNSAEFLSFYGLLNFYLYTLAFVYSPSKNALYESQLKDNPAFSMLNDSDDDVIYGSDYEEMPLQNGQAIRAKYKEESDSD, from the exons ATGGAGCC GCTGGCTCCGATGCGATTGTATACACTGTCCAAAAGGCATTTTGTTTTGGTCTTTGTAGTattctttatttgttttggtcTGACAGTCTTCATAGGAATAGCAG GTCCTAATGTAATTGAAACTTCTGTAGCAAGGACTGACTTAAATAACAGCCTGAAG CTGAAGCCATTTAATTTAAGTTCGCCACCACTGTCAACTTACaaccagcagctgtggctgacCTGTGTGATTGAGTTGGATCAGCACGATG TATCCCTCAAGAAGAACGTGACAATGACAGTCAAAGTCCTGGGAGTGGTGAAGGATGGAAGCACACCATACGTTAACAATCAAGTTCACAATCGGACGAGATTACTCAGTTGTGCACAA AAATGCAGTGAAATCATTGTTGCTCACCTGGGCTACCTGAACTACACTCAGTACAACATATTTGTTAGCTTTGAAGATCTAAACAAGTTAACATACACCATCCAGAATATTACTTTCACA TGGAAGACCTATAATCCAACCTTTTCACAAGTGGAAATATGGTTCCGATTTGTCTTTGTCGTTCTTACTTTCATGGTCACG TGCCTGTTTGCACATTCCCTGCGGAAATTCTCCATGAGAGACTGGGGTATTGAACAGAAATGGATGTCCATCCTACTTCCTCTCTTGCTACTTTACAATG ATCcgtttttccccctttcttttctGGTGAACAGCTGGTTTCCTGGAATGCTGGATGATCTATTCCAGTCACTGTTTCTGTGTGCACTGTTGTTGTTCTGGCTTTGTGTCTACCATGGTATTAGAGTACAG GGGGAAAGGAAGTGCTTAACTTTCTATATGCCCAAATTCTTTATTGTTGGACTATTGTGGCTGGCCTCTGTTACACTGGGAATATGGCAAAC CGTGAATGAAGTACATGATCCTACATATCAATACAGGGTTGACACAGGTAATTTCCAG GGAATGAAAATCTTCTTCCTTGTGGTGGCAACCACATACATTCTGTACCTTTTGTTCCTGATAGTGAGGGCATGCTCAGAACTTCGAAACATGCCTTATGTTG ATCTCAGGTTAAAATTCTTGACTGCATTAACCTTTGTAGTGCTTGTCATTAG CATTGTTATACTCTACCTGCGCTTTGGAGCACAAGTTCTACAGGACAACTTCGTTGCTGAGCTGTCAACTCATTATCAGAACT CAGCAGAATTCTTATCATTTTATGGGTTACTGAACTTCTATCTCTACACGTTAGCCTTCGTGTATTCCCCCTCCAAGAATGCACTGTATG AATCACAGTTGAAAGACAATCCTGCTTTTTCTATGCTGAATGATTCAGATGATGATGTGATTTATGG GAGTGATTATGAAGAGATGCCCCTTCAGAACGGCCAAGCTATAAGAGCCAAGTATAAAGAAGAGTCGGACAGTGATTGA